The Leucoraja erinacea ecotype New England unplaced genomic scaffold, Leri_hhj_1 Leri_1599S, whole genome shotgun sequence genome includes a region encoding these proteins:
- the LOC129716013 gene encoding histone H2B-like, with translation MPEPKPTAKKGAKKALAKPAVGKAGKKRRRSRKESYAIYIYKVMKQVHPDTGISSKAMGIMNSFVNDIFERIAGEASRLAHYNKRATISSREIQTAVRLLLPGELAKHAVSEGTKAVTKYTSSK, from the coding sequence ATGCCTGAGCCGAAACCAACAGCCAAGAAGGGCGCCAAGAAAGCATTGGCGAAACCGGCTGTAGGCAAGGCGGGCAAGAAGCGCAGGAGGTCAAGGAAGGAGAGTTATGCCATCTACATCTACAAAGTGATGAAGCAGGTTCACCCTGACACCGGCATCTCCTCCAAGGCCATGGGCATCATGAACTCGTTCGTGAACGATATTTTCGAGCGCATCGCGGGCGAGGCTTCCCGCCTGGCCCATTACAACAAACGGGCGACCATCAGTTCCAGGGAGATTCAGACCGCCGTGCGCCTGCTGCTGCCCGGGGAACTGGCTAAGCACGCCGTGTCGGAAGGGACAAAGGCTGTAACCAAGTACACCAGCTCCAAGTAA